In Candidatus Vicinibacter proximus, the following are encoded in one genomic region:
- a CDS encoding LysM peptidoglycan-binding domain-containing protein, with product MKSPNIILIILLIFSLSNTYAQSNNAEKIPSQLLVQFDDQNNPYILIQMVKNSSLYFICKTFKIKESDVFKINPDLRKDIIRENDWIKLPLSEILTYHEESNLPNCLSKVFYQVKPKETLFEITRHKTKLKLKELKELNKLGDDNLKQGQLIQIGWIIRCQKPETTMFKQEPEKTTSLDLIDATKLPENLPIKQARSGKEVPLTQASRGVGVCLTSNHKTSDLLALHAKARRNSLIEIHNPITGKTVLAKVIGKIPKNYPKEVQVVVSREVARELLIVDSKFFVYLKFGI from the coding sequence ATGAAGTCTCCAAACATTATTTTGATTATATTATTAATATTCTCATTATCAAACACTTACGCACAATCCAACAACGCGGAAAAAATCCCTTCCCAATTATTAGTTCAGTTTGATGACCAGAATAATCCATATATTTTAATCCAAATGGTTAAGAATTCAAGTCTTTATTTCATTTGTAAAACTTTCAAAATTAAAGAATCAGATGTCTTCAAAATTAATCCAGATTTAAGAAAAGACATTATTCGGGAAAATGATTGGATAAAATTACCTCTTTCTGAGATATTGACTTACCATGAGGAGTCTAATTTACCTAATTGTCTTTCCAAGGTGTTTTATCAAGTTAAGCCAAAAGAAACGCTGTTTGAGATTACCCGTCACAAAACAAAACTTAAGCTTAAAGAATTAAAAGAGCTCAATAAACTTGGAGATGATAACTTGAAACAAGGCCAACTTATACAAATTGGCTGGATCATAAGGTGTCAAAAACCGGAAACCACGATGTTTAAACAGGAACCCGAAAAAACCACATCTCTTGACTTAATAGATGCTACTAAATTACCTGAAAATCTACCCATTAAACAAGCCAGATCCGGTAAAGAGGTACCGCTCACTCAAGCTTCCAGGGGGGTTGGTGTATGCTTAACTAGTAATCATAAGACTTCAGACTTATTGGCCTTACATGCAAAAGCACGTCGGAATTCTCTTATTGAAATTCACAATCCAATCACGGGAAAAACAGTTTTAGCAAAAGTGATAGGCAAAATTCCTAAGAATTACCCCAAAGAGGTACAAGTTGTCGTTTCAAGAGAAGTAGCAAGAGAACTTCTTATTGTCGACTCAAAATTCTTTGTTTATCTTAAATTCGGTATTTAA
- a CDS encoding GH3 auxin-responsive promoter family protein: MSIKSSLIKATAQVICVREDKVASNAVKNQSIVLNQLIIKGRKTSFGKDYKFSKIKDLRSFQQHVPLSDYEKHIHYFERIKSGESDVLWPGKPKYLAKTSGTTSGTKYIPITRASIPNHLNSARNALFSYVHHRPDTKIFDGKMLFLSGSPELEFSNGIGVGRLSGIVNHEIPSWFSKAKLPDHQTNMIQPWELKVEKIIEDLLHKDLRVVSGIPPWIQMFFEKVLEKTGKSCVKDVFPNLELYIHGGVNYEPYSQRINSLVGEQLSLMETYPASEGFIAYQDDPDIEGMRLVSKSGIFFEFIALDEVLDPNPKRLTLEEIEIHKDYAIVLSTNAGLWAYVLGDVVNFSSFNPPRLKVTGRVTQYISAFGEHVIASEVEGALREIQNLFDLQVIEFSVAPQVNPKDNQLPYHEWFIEFKDVPKNLLEISSKLDEAMKFRNSYYKDLVNGRVLDSLKIRPIKSNGFKNYMIGIKKYGEQFKVQRLCNDRRIAEELSKQIILT; this comes from the coding sequence ATGAGTATCAAATCCAGTTTAATTAAGGCAACAGCACAAGTAATTTGTGTACGGGAAGATAAGGTAGCTTCTAATGCAGTTAAAAATCAATCAATTGTACTTAATCAATTGATAATCAAAGGAAGAAAAACTTCTTTTGGGAAGGATTATAAGTTTTCAAAAATAAAAGATTTAAGGTCATTTCAGCAGCATGTACCACTAAGTGATTACGAAAAACACATTCATTACTTTGAAAGAATTAAGTCAGGGGAATCGGATGTTCTTTGGCCTGGGAAGCCCAAATATTTGGCTAAAACATCCGGAACAACGAGTGGCACTAAATATATTCCTATAACCCGAGCAAGTATACCCAATCATTTGAATAGTGCCAGAAACGCTTTGTTTTCCTATGTCCACCACAGACCTGACACTAAAATATTCGATGGAAAAATGTTGTTTTTGTCTGGTTCGCCAGAATTAGAGTTTTCGAATGGGATAGGCGTCGGGCGATTATCAGGTATTGTTAACCATGAAATTCCATCCTGGTTTTCCAAAGCTAAACTCCCAGATCATCAAACTAATATGATCCAACCATGGGAGCTAAAAGTCGAAAAGATTATTGAAGATTTGCTCCACAAAGATCTCAGAGTAGTAAGTGGAATTCCGCCTTGGATTCAGATGTTTTTTGAAAAGGTTTTGGAAAAAACCGGGAAATCATGTGTGAAAGATGTATTTCCTAATTTGGAACTCTACATTCATGGTGGGGTAAACTATGAACCTTATAGTCAAAGAATCAATTCTCTGGTAGGAGAACAACTTTCTTTAATGGAGACATACCCTGCTAGTGAAGGATTTATTGCTTATCAAGACGATCCGGATATTGAAGGCATGAGATTAGTGAGCAAATCTGGAATATTTTTCGAGTTTATTGCCTTGGATGAAGTTTTGGATCCAAACCCTAAAAGATTAACACTGGAAGAAATTGAAATTCATAAAGATTATGCAATTGTATTATCCACAAATGCTGGTTTGTGGGCTTATGTCTTGGGTGATGTGGTAAATTTTAGTTCATTTAATCCACCTCGTTTAAAAGTTACCGGAAGAGTAACTCAATATATTTCTGCTTTTGGAGAACATGTAATTGCTTCTGAGGTGGAGGGTGCCTTGAGAGAAATTCAAAACCTTTTTGATTTACAGGTGATTGAGTTTTCAGTTGCCCCACAAGTAAACCCTAAAGACAATCAATTACCATATCATGAATGGTTTATAGAGTTTAAGGATGTGCCAAAAAATTTGTTGGAAATTTCATCAAAATTGGACGAGGCGATGAAATTTAGAAATAGTTATTATAAAGATTTAGTTAATGGCAGAGTGCTAGATTCGCTTAAAATCCGACCAATTAAAAGTAATGGATTTAAAAATTATATGATTGGTATAAAAAAATATGGAGAACAATTTAAAGTTCAACGCTTGTGTAATGACCGGAGAATTGCAGAAGAATTATCTAAACAAATTATACTTACTTAG
- the kdsB gene encoding 3-deoxy-manno-octulosonate cytidylyltransferase, producing the protein MKILAVIPARYQSTRLPGKVMLNIGGKSLIQRVFEQVSKCHFFDRVVVAVDHEIVFDHVEAFGGNPIMTSKNLLSGTDRCAEVAKLKLGFTHIVNVQGDEPFIEILALDQISRMLQDPEVKIASLMTPVKEVIELDNPNIVKVVVNKFMDAMYFSRATIPHAREIPSEERLNSIKYYKHLGLYGFQVETLSEISKLPIGSIEKIEMLEQLRWLEAGYQIRMGEIETNSFGIDTELDLLRAQALVLHGL; encoded by the coding sequence ATGAAAATTTTAGCGGTAATACCTGCACGATACCAATCTACAAGATTACCTGGTAAAGTGATGCTTAATATTGGGGGGAAATCATTGATCCAAAGAGTATTTGAACAGGTTTCAAAATGTCATTTTTTTGATCGGGTAGTAGTTGCTGTTGATCATGAAATCGTATTTGATCATGTAGAAGCATTTGGTGGAAATCCGATAATGACCTCAAAAAATTTACTTTCCGGAACCGATAGGTGTGCAGAAGTGGCAAAATTAAAGCTTGGTTTTACACATATCGTTAATGTTCAAGGAGATGAACCATTTATAGAAATTCTTGCATTGGATCAAATTTCAAGGATGCTCCAAGATCCTGAAGTAAAAATTGCAAGTTTGATGACTCCTGTAAAAGAAGTAATTGAGCTAGATAATCCAAATATAGTAAAGGTGGTCGTCAATAAGTTTATGGATGCCATGTATTTTAGTCGGGCGACAATACCACATGCAAGAGAAATCCCATCAGAAGAGCGACTAAATTCAATCAAATATTATAAACACTTAGGTTTGTATGGATTTCAAGTGGAAACCTTATCAGAAATTAGCAAACTTCCGATTGGGTCCATTGAAAAAATTGAAATGTTAGAGCAATTAAGGTGGTTAGAGGCAGGTTATCAAATTAGGATGGGAGAAATTGAAACGAATAGTTTCGGTATAGATACAGAATTGGATCTGCTCAGAGCACAAGCTTTGGTTTTGCATGGATTATAA
- a CDS encoding PorP/SprF family type IX secretion system membrane protein — MRLLKIVFITYLTIGFTKSFAQDISFSQFNSLGSYYNPALTGSFDGNFKVRIINRDHWVKFADAPYRTFGISGDIKFDQSSKDFKGDFLALGAYFISDRGQILDWNKNEMGVSIAYHKLLDKIKKTYLSGGITLGILQRSISYDNIYFEDQFDGLDRYNGSTNEILPQNIHATPDLKVGINYSTRMSKLWAIQIGSGMHYIFRPNFSFYKSLEDINYSGTKESKALIRTNTILNFSYKLDNFRQLFPKFYFATQGPLQILQAGINYRQSFYSLNQTAVHAGLSLRSVSSSSFLTPVDLGFLLGFEVKRFIIGMQYDIGLRDALKYGNPTHSFEISISLIGDYTNEGFICPEF; from the coding sequence ATGCGTTTATTAAAAATTGTTTTTATTACGTATCTGACTATTGGCTTTACAAAAAGTTTTGCCCAGGACATTAGCTTTTCACAGTTCAATTCTTTAGGTTCTTATTATAATCCTGCACTAACAGGTTCTTTTGATGGAAATTTTAAAGTTAGAATCATCAATAGGGATCACTGGGTAAAGTTTGCCGATGCACCTTACAGGACATTCGGAATTTCAGGTGACATTAAGTTTGATCAGAGCAGCAAAGATTTTAAAGGTGATTTTTTAGCATTAGGGGCTTATTTCATTTCCGATCGCGGCCAAATATTAGATTGGAATAAAAATGAAATGGGGGTTTCAATCGCATACCACAAACTTTTGGACAAGATTAAAAAAACTTATTTGAGTGGTGGAATAACTCTTGGGATACTTCAAAGATCAATAAGTTATGATAATATATATTTTGAAGATCAGTTCGACGGATTAGATCGCTACAATGGAAGTACTAATGAGATATTACCCCAAAACATACATGCTACACCGGACCTAAAAGTCGGCATTAATTATTCTACCAGAATGTCCAAATTGTGGGCCATTCAGATTGGGTCGGGAATGCATTATATCTTCAGGCCAAATTTTTCTTTTTACAAAAGTCTTGAGGATATCAATTATAGTGGAACCAAGGAATCCAAAGCACTCATCCGCACAAACACCATACTTAATTTTTCCTATAAATTGGATAACTTTCGTCAACTCTTTCCAAAGTTTTATTTCGCCACACAAGGACCTTTACAAATATTACAAGCCGGCATAAATTACAGGCAATCTTTTTATTCGCTCAATCAAACCGCAGTGCATGCCGGACTTTCTTTGAGAAGTGTATCTTCATCTTCATTTTTAACTCCTGTTGACCTTGGATTTTTATTGGGTTTTGAAGTTAAAAGATTTATCATCGGGATGCAATATGATATTGGATTACGAGATGCATTAAAATATGGCAACCCCACACATTCTTTTGAAATAAGTATTTCCCTTATTGGGGATTACACAAATGAAGGGTTTATTTGCCCTGAATTCTAA
- a CDS encoding pyridoxal-phosphate dependent enzyme, which translates to MKYYNNILETIGNTPLIKLNKVTSNIPALVLAKVETFNPGNSIKDRMAVKMIDDAEASGKIKAGGTIIECTSGNTGMGLALVACVRGYKCIFTTSDKQSKEKIDLLKALGAEVIVCPTNVEPTDPRSYYSVAEKLSKEINNSFWCNQYDNLSNAQAHYESTGPEIWDQTDGKITHLIVGVGTGGTISGTARYLKEKNPNIKIWGIDTYGSVFKKYHETGIFDEKEIYPYITEGIGEDILPKNVDFSIIDLFEKVSDKDAAIAARRLAREEGILLGYSAGSALAGLNQLSEKLTKDDVVVLIFHDHGSRYIGKIYNDDWMRERGFLDSEIKVKDLILAKKDKAFYSVEANEKIRNVLKIMKERDISQLPVLENDDIIGTVSENSILSFILENPLNNADKEVKQIMSDPMPKVSMDLPMSLLNKCFTEKIPGVITKDQNNQYHVLTKYDVIRAL; encoded by the coding sequence ATGAAGTATTACAACAATATACTGGAAACCATTGGCAATACGCCTTTAATAAAGCTAAACAAGGTAACTTCGAACATACCGGCACTTGTCCTGGCAAAAGTTGAAACTTTCAATCCGGGTAATTCTATCAAAGACCGAATGGCTGTTAAAATGATTGACGATGCCGAGGCCTCGGGAAAAATTAAAGCCGGTGGTACAATTATAGAATGTACCAGTGGAAATACCGGTATGGGCTTAGCTTTAGTTGCTTGTGTAAGAGGATATAAATGCATTTTTACAACAAGCGATAAACAATCGAAAGAAAAGATTGACTTACTCAAAGCCCTTGGAGCGGAAGTAATTGTTTGCCCAACTAACGTTGAGCCTACAGATCCACGATCCTATTATTCTGTAGCTGAAAAGTTGAGTAAAGAGATCAACAATTCGTTTTGGTGTAATCAATATGATAACCTAAGTAATGCACAGGCACATTATGAAAGCACAGGACCTGAAATTTGGGATCAGACGGACGGTAAAATTACCCATTTGATTGTAGGAGTTGGAACAGGAGGAACCATTTCTGGGACAGCAAGATATTTGAAAGAGAAAAATCCCAACATCAAAATATGGGGGATTGATACCTACGGTTCAGTTTTTAAAAAATATCATGAAACGGGCATTTTTGATGAAAAGGAAATTTACCCATACATTACTGAAGGCATAGGTGAAGATATTTTACCGAAGAATGTAGATTTTTCAATCATCGATTTATTTGAAAAAGTTTCGGATAAAGATGCTGCGATAGCTGCAAGAAGACTTGCACGTGAAGAAGGAATTCTGCTAGGTTATTCAGCCGGCTCAGCACTTGCCGGGCTAAATCAATTATCAGAAAAACTTACCAAAGACGATGTTGTGGTTCTGATATTTCATGACCATGGCAGCAGATATATTGGCAAAATTTATAATGATGATTGGATGAGAGAACGAGGCTTTCTTGATTCAGAAATCAAAGTAAAAGATCTCATCTTGGCAAAGAAGGATAAAGCTTTCTATTCTGTAGAGGCAAATGAAAAAATAAGAAATGTATTGAAAATTATGAAGGAAAGGGATATTTCTCAGTTACCTGTTCTTGAAAATGACGACATCATAGGAACAGTTTCTGAAAACTCAATTTTATCCTTCATACTTGAAAATCCGTTAAATAATGCCGACAAGGAGGTAAAACAAATTATGTCTGATCCAATGCCTAAAGTATCCATGGACTTACCTATGAGTTTGTTAAATAAATGCTTTACTGAAAAAATACCAGGAGTGATTACAAAAGATCAAAATAATCAATACCATGTACTCACTAAATACGATGTAATCAGGGCTTTATAG
- a CDS encoding C40 family peptidase, with protein sequence MQNLIFKDPVTFLRKLPDHKSEGVSQILFGEEYVILEDKNSWIHIKCLHDGYSGWILPNDGYQIAQPKEISLTIQALIKIKSENGILRIPFGSYVNEKQLYSNNSSDEFIINSPLKMHVAIELINHVFLGSPYVWGGRTVFGIDCSGLSQMFCRILGIDIPRDAHQQANIGEKIKLLTDVLPGDLAFFTTDTDKVSHVGIIMPGMKILHASGKVRIDQINDEGILKVEANRITHNLHSIRRMK encoded by the coding sequence ATGCAAAATTTAATATTTAAGGATCCTGTAACATTTTTAAGAAAACTACCAGATCATAAGTCAGAAGGCGTAAGTCAAATCCTGTTTGGTGAAGAATATGTGATTCTTGAAGATAAGAACAGTTGGATTCATATAAAATGTCTCCATGATGGCTATTCTGGATGGATCCTGCCTAATGATGGTTATCAGATTGCCCAACCAAAAGAAATTTCTTTGACAATTCAGGCATTGATAAAGATCAAAAGTGAAAATGGAATATTGAGAATTCCATTTGGATCATATGTTAATGAGAAACAACTTTATTCTAATAATTCCTCTGACGAATTTATTATTAATTCACCACTAAAAATGCATGTTGCGATTGAATTAATTAATCATGTTTTTTTAGGTAGCCCATATGTCTGGGGTGGCAGGACTGTATTCGGAATAGATTGTTCAGGTTTAAGCCAAATGTTTTGTAGAATTTTAGGTATAGACATTCCAAGAGACGCTCATCAACAGGCAAATATTGGAGAAAAGATTAAATTGCTTACAGATGTACTGCCGGGAGATCTGGCATTTTTTACAACCGATACAGATAAAGTTAGTCACGTAGGTATTATTATGCCGGGAATGAAAATTTTACATGCTTCTGGGAAGGTAAGAATAGATCAAATAAATGATGAAGGAATACTTAAAGTGGAAGCAAACCGGATTACACACAATCTTCATTCCATACGAAGGATGAAATAA